The genomic window AGATACACGCCAAACGAAAAAATTGCTAAATCATTTCGATATTCATACGCCGCTTGTTAGTTACCATGAGCATAATAAACAATCGCGAGGAGAGCATATTCTCGCTTCTCTATTACAAGGGAAACATATCGCTTTAGTGAGTGATGCCGGAACGCCAACGATTTCTGATCCAGGTCATGAGCTTGTAGTTGAAGCGTTACGCGCACAATGTAAAGTGATTCCGCTTCCAGGTGCGAATGCGGCCATTACGGCGTTAACAGCTTCTGGATTACCGACAAATCATTTTTATTTTTATGGTTTTTTATCGCGACATAAGAAAGAAAAGAAAAAAGAACTCGAACAATTAAAACATATAAAAGATACGCTTATTTTTTACGAGGCACCACATCGTCTGCAAGAAACGTTAACAGTGATGCGCCATATATTTGGCAATCGACAAATGGCTGTGGCGCGCGAGTTAACGAAAAAATTTGAACATTTCATTCGTGGAACGATTGAAGAAGTGATGCATTGGGCAGAACATCACGAAGTGCGAGGGGAGTTTTGTCTCCTTGTTGAAGGGAATCACACACATGATGAACAATCGATATGGTGGAACGATTTAACCATTGTTGAACATGTAAATTATTATATGGAAACGAAACAATATACATCGAAAGAAGCGATTAAACAAGTAGCTAAAGATCGTCAATTGCCGAAAAGAGATGTGTATGAAGCATATCATAAGTAAAAAAAGAAGTTTCTCTAGAAAAGTCTAGAGAAACTTCTTATTTTGACTGTTGAAGAACGTTTTGAATTTCTTGTAATAACGCCTCTGCGCCTTCTTTGCTTAAAATGATTTTTCCATCTGCAAGCTTGTAGTTATCGTCAGACACTTCCCCAGTTACTACGCAAGTCATGTTTGGTTTGTATTTTTTCAAAATGATGCGCTCATCATCTACATAAATTTCTAACGCATCTTTCTCTGCGATTCCTAATGTACGGCGCAATTCAATTGGAATAACAACACGACCTAACTCATCGACTTTACGAACAATACCTGTTGATTTCATCTTTATTCTCCTCTCCTTTTTCATCTTTTTTCGTCAATATTCGACAAAATCTCTATGGATTTATCATAACAACTT from Anoxybacillus gonensis includes these protein-coding regions:
- the rsmI gene encoding 16S rRNA (cytidine(1402)-2'-O)-methyltransferase — its product is MNEQKSFIEEDEKGILYIVPTPIGNLEDITLRAIETLRTVDFIAAEDTRQTKKLLNHFDIHTPLVSYHEHNKQSRGEHILASLLQGKHIALVSDAGTPTISDPGHELVVEALRAQCKVIPLPGANAAITALTASGLPTNHFYFYGFLSRHKKEKKKELEQLKHIKDTLIFYEAPHRLQETLTVMRHIFGNRQMAVARELTKKFEHFIRGTIEEVMHWAEHHEVRGEFCLLVEGNHTHDEQSIWWNDLTIVEHVNYYMETKQYTSKEAIKQVAKDRQLPKRDVYEAYHK
- a CDS encoding AbrB/MazE/SpoVT family DNA-binding domain-containing protein — protein: MKMKSTGIVRKVDELGRVVIPIELRRTLGIAEKDALEIYVDDERIILKKYKPNMTCVVTGEVSDDNYKLADGKIILSKEGAEALLQEIQNVLQQSK